The following are from one region of the Takifugu rubripes chromosome 12, fTakRub1.2, whole genome shotgun sequence genome:
- the LOC115251658 gene encoding protein S100-A1-like isoform X1 has protein sequence MGWTSSWLQEVFADSDMCLSVCVQSLLESSARSSKMPDTIMSREPSSDLESAMQMLIKTFHKYSGKEGDKYTLNRGELKELLLEELGTYLGNSKDNEAVEKVMNDLDANNDGEVDFTEFIILMGALTVACNDFFLEFKTDDKPKGQSS, from the exons ATGGGATGGACGTCATCCTGGTTACAGGAAGTGTTCGCTGACAGTgacatgtgtctgtctgtgtgtgtgcagtctcTCCTCGAGTCCAGCGCCAGAAGCTCCAAGATGCCGGACACAAT CATGTCCAGAGAGCCCAGTTCCGACCTGGAGAGCGCCATGCAGATGCTCATCAAGACCTTCCACAAGTACTCGGGGAAGGAAGGTGACAAGTACACACTTAACAGGGGAGAACTCAAGGAGCTGCTACTAGAGGAGCTGGGGACCTACctgggg AACTCCAAAGACAACGAAGCCGTGGAGAAGGTGATGAACGACCTGGACGCCAACAACGACGGCGAGGTGGACTTCACCGAGTTCATCATCCTGATGGGCGCCCTCACGGTGGCCTGCAACGACTTCTTCCTGGAGTTCAAGACGGACGACAAACCCAAGGGGCAGAGCAGCTAG
- the LOC115251658 gene encoding protein S100-A1-like isoform X3 — translation MSREPSSDLESAMQMLIKTFHKYSGKEGDKYTLNRGELKELLLEELGTYLGNSKDNEAVEKVMNDLDANNDGEVDFTEFIILMGALTVACNDFFLEFKTDDKPKGQSS, via the exons ATGTCCAGAGAGCCCAGTTCCGACCTGGAGAGCGCCATGCAGATGCTCATCAAGACCTTCCACAAGTACTCGGGGAAGGAAGGTGACAAGTACACACTTAACAGGGGAGAACTCAAGGAGCTGCTACTAGAGGAGCTGGGGACCTACctgggg AACTCCAAAGACAACGAAGCCGTGGAGAAGGTGATGAACGACCTGGACGCCAACAACGACGGCGAGGTGGACTTCACCGAGTTCATCATCCTGATGGGCGCCCTCACGGTGGCCTGCAACGACTTCTTCCTGGAGTTCAAGACGGACGACAAACCCAAGGGGCAGAGCAGCTAG
- the LOC115251658 gene encoding protein S100-A1-like isoform X2 — translation MPDTIMSREPSSDLESAMQMLIKTFHKYSGKEGDKYTLNRGELKELLLEELGTYLGNSKDNEAVEKVMNDLDANNDGEVDFTEFIILMGALTVACNDFFLEFKTDDKPKGQSS, via the exons ATGCCGGACACAAT CATGTCCAGAGAGCCCAGTTCCGACCTGGAGAGCGCCATGCAGATGCTCATCAAGACCTTCCACAAGTACTCGGGGAAGGAAGGTGACAAGTACACACTTAACAGGGGAGAACTCAAGGAGCTGCTACTAGAGGAGCTGGGGACCTACctgggg AACTCCAAAGACAACGAAGCCGTGGAGAAGGTGATGAACGACCTGGACGCCAACAACGACGGCGAGGTGGACTTCACCGAGTTCATCATCCTGATGGGCGCCCTCACGGTGGCCTGCAACGACTTCTTCCTGGAGTTCAAGACGGACGACAAACCCAAGGGGCAGAGCAGCTAG